The genomic window GCGTGTCTCCTGTCAAGCTCTGACAATCGTTTGCGCTTCATGTGCTTTTGGCGGAATTACGTGCCGGTGTTCGGCGGTGAGGGACTCGGCTCAGCTATTATCAAAAATAGGTCCTTTATTGGTCCGAATTGAAGTGCGAAACCTATGGCCTATCGATCCAGGACACCACAACATATCGGCGCGGTGCTGAGCGAGCTCGTCGAGCGCCTGGGTATCGGTCCTCGACTTCAAGAGGCAAAGGCTGTGGAGGCCTGGGCCGAACTCGCAGGTCCGGCCATTATCGCAGTGACGGATTCGGTACGCGTCAAATCAGGCCGGATGACAATC from Rhodothermales bacterium includes these protein-coding regions:
- a CDS encoding DUF721 domain-containing protein is translated as MAYRSRTPQHIGAVLSELVERLGIGPRLQEAKAVEAWAELAGPAIIAVTDSVRVKSGRMTIKITSPTWRYELNLQREEWRDRVNEFVGKKIIREIIFR